The sequence CTTAAGTTCAGATGCTATTGGACTTTTTACCAATAAACTGTTGCGATCTTTGATGAAGTGGAACTTGAGGCGAGAGAATGTGCCGATGTGTAGCGTCTGTTTGGGCTTATAAATTGCTGCTGTTGCACTGGTGTCATTTGGCAATTGACAATAATTATCGATGTCTTGGTTGAATACAGAAGCGTGTTTATAAGGTCCTATGGCACAGAGGTTAAAACGGTAGCGGCCGGGATCTGCCTGGATTTTGAAATTGATGTAAACAAGTTGCTTTGCCGCTTGTTCTCCATTAATTTTTACTTCGCCTGTGTACCAGGAGGGTTGTTCGAATTCAGACCACGGAATGCATTGCGTTTTTGCCACATTTGGGGCTTCATCTAGAATTTTTGCAGGAATGGCATTGCTTAGGGTTGCTTCAACATTTTGGCTGAGGCCAAGTTCAAGAATCGGTGCAACTTCGGATTTGTATATAATGCAGATACCTCCCCAGTCAGAGGCGTCTGCGGCGATTGGGGTATCATCTGTTTTAGAGGTTTCTCCTGCGACATTGATATATGCTGATATGAATGGGGCTGCTGTAGAAGTTCCCTGATCAAGTACGGCTGTGCCGCAAACACCATTGCAAAATTCAAGAAGGGGTTCAATCGCAAAATCCCAGTATTCATTGCCGAGCTCGGTTGGCAATAGGGTCCTTGATAAGCCGTTTTGCTGATGATCGTCGGAAAAAAGCCAGTAACCAGCGGTTTCGGTACCTCCATCAAGGGTGGTATAGACGTATGGGGCGATTTCATGCCCAAACCAGTCGTCAAACGAAAATGAAGCCGTTGCTGCTAAAAGTACAATTGATGATAAGAATTTGTTCATGGTATTAATGTAAAAAATAGCGAGGGGAAAAGTATTGAAAAACTCGTAATTGTCCAAAATTCTCGGGAAAAGGTCAATTTTTCGGAAAATCCCCAAAAGAAATTGTAGCCCGGTGGTGTCCGGCAGGCGAAGCTGAGCGTCTCTTTCCTATATTTCTATCAGAAATTAAAAAAGGAATCAAAGATGAAAAAGTT is a genomic window of Fibrobacter succinogenes containing:
- a CDS encoding T9SS type A sorting domain-containing protein, which encodes MNKFLSSIVLLAATASFSFDDWFGHEIAPYVYTTLDGGTETAGYWLFSDDHQQNGLSRTLLPTELGNEYWDFAIEPLLEFCNGVCGTAVLDQGTSTAAPFISAYINVAGETSKTDDTPIAADASDWGGICIIYKSEVAPILELGLSQNVEATLSNAIPAKILDEAPNVAKTQCIPWSEFEQPSWYTGEVKINGEQAAKQLVYINFKIQADPGRYRFNLCAIGPYKHASVFNQDIDNYCQLPNDTSATAAIYKPKQTLHIGTFSRLKFHFIKDRNSLLVKSPIASELKVLISDVRGILKGIYEGDAATNHYIPLDNLNRGVYILNVVSGNNTQKYKIQIR